One part of the Nocardia higoensis genome encodes these proteins:
- the pcaC gene encoding 4-carboxymuconolactone decarboxylase, whose product MTIPTITGVQLGGCAELPLLVCGPSLGTSAVALWSSTAELLADHFQVIGWDLPGHGHNAAGVGDGFTMAELAEGVRVFVDGVLTERGERGGTFVYAGVSVGGAVGLQLSLDHPARITTAVLVCTAARIGDETLWRERAELVRRAGTPVMVEGSAERWFAPGFIEGHPETTVALLNSLQHADRGGYAAVCDALATFDLRADLRRIGTPVVALAGAYDRATPVAAMAELAHGVRDGRLVVLDRAAHLAPVEAPGDTARVIAESAGIAPARPRPATGGGRPADADPAARTASAAGAETTPDSRPPESAGAVAGTGPVAHTDAPASIGPVAAADPDTVTIADRRAAGTAVRRAVLGDEHVDRATAAITDLTREFQEFITDYAWGGIWTRPGLDRRSRSVAVLTALIARGHHEELAMHLRAARTNGLTDDEIKEVILQSAIYCGVPDANTAFRIARETLTEPEERNPR is encoded by the coding sequence ATGACCATCCCCACCATCACCGGTGTGCAGCTGGGCGGCTGCGCCGAGCTGCCGCTGCTGGTCTGCGGCCCCTCGCTCGGCACCTCCGCCGTGGCGCTGTGGTCGTCCACCGCCGAACTCCTCGCGGACCACTTCCAGGTGATCGGCTGGGACCTGCCGGGCCACGGCCACAACGCGGCAGGGGTCGGCGACGGATTCACCATGGCCGAACTCGCCGAAGGGGTACGGGTTTTCGTCGACGGCGTGCTCACCGAGCGCGGCGAGCGCGGCGGCACGTTCGTCTACGCGGGTGTCTCGGTCGGCGGGGCGGTCGGCCTGCAGCTGTCGCTCGACCACCCGGCCCGTATCACCACCGCTGTGTTGGTCTGTACCGCGGCGCGCATCGGCGACGAGACGCTGTGGCGCGAGCGCGCGGAACTGGTCCGCCGTGCGGGTACCCCGGTCATGGTGGAAGGCTCCGCCGAGCGCTGGTTCGCCCCCGGCTTCATCGAAGGCCACCCCGAAACCACCGTGGCCCTGCTGAATTCGCTACAGCACGCCGACCGGGGCGGGTACGCGGCGGTGTGCGACGCCCTGGCGACCTTCGACCTGCGCGCCGACCTCCGGCGTATCGGTACCCCGGTCGTGGCCCTCGCGGGCGCCTACGACCGGGCCACTCCGGTCGCCGCTATGGCCGAACTCGCCCATGGCGTTCGCGACGGCCGCCTCGTGGTCCTCGACCGAGCCGCGCACCTGGCCCCCGTCGAAGCCCCGGGCGACACGGCCCGCGTCATTGCGGAGTCGGCGGGCATCGCACCCGCGCGCCCTCGCCCGGCGACGGGTGGCGGGCGCCCGGCCGATGCCGATCCGGCCGCACGCACCGCGAGCGCCGCAGGTGCCGAAACCACGCCGGACAGCCGTCCGCCCGAGAGCGCTGGAGCTGTGGCGGGCACAGGTCCGGTCGCGCATACCGACGCGCCTGCGAGCATCGGCCCGGTCGCCGCCGCCGACCCGGACACGGTCACGATCGCAGACCGGAGAGCGGCCGGAACGGCCGTGCGCCGGGCGGTACTCGGCGACGAACACGTCGACCGCGCGACTGCGGCGATCACCGATCTCACCCGCGAATTCCAGGAATTCATCACCGATTACGCCTGGGGCGGCATCTGGACCAGGCCGGGCCTGGACCGCCGCAGCAGGTCTGTCGCCGTGCTCACCGCGCTCATCGCCCGCGGCCACCACGAGGAACTGGCGATGCACCTGCGCGCCGCCCGCACCAACGGCCTGACCGACGACGAGATCAAGGAAGTGATCCTGCAGTCGGCGATCTACTGCGGCGTGCCCGACGCCAACACCGCCTTCCGCATCGCGCGCGAGACGCTGACCGAACCCGAGGAAAGGAACCCCCGATGA
- the kdpA gene encoding potassium-transporting ATPase subunit KdpA, which yields MSPALAAGLQIALVVAVLALVYVPLGDYLARVYTTDTDLRSKDLRVESLFYRLARIDPRAEQTWYGYAGSVLGFSLAGVLLLYVLQRIQGVLPLNNGLDAVSPAVAFNTAISFVTNTNWQSYVPETTMSPLTQSAGLAVQNFVSAAVGMGVAVALIRGFARSARGGEVGNFWVDLTRGTLRVLLPLSFVVALILLSQGVVQSYRSGFTATGLDGQPLSVALGPVASQEAIKELGTNGGGILAANSAHPFENPTPVSNIVEILAILLIPVALTRTFGTLIGNRRQGLTVLAVMAVIYGSVLAVTLAAESGARGASATAAGAMMEGKEVRFGIPGSALFAVTTTGTSTGAVNSAHDSMSPLGGGAVLANMLFGEIAPGGVGSGLYGMLVLAVIAVFVGGLLVGRTPEFLGKKLRRREITLAALSVLVMPALVLVGTAITVIMPATASALGNSGDPGTPGAIHGFTEVLYAYASASNNNGSAFGGLTVTSDWFQSSLGICMLLGRFLPILFVLALAGSLAAQQRTPASAGTLPTAGVGFGGLLTGTTVLVAALTFFPVLALGPIAEALQ from the coding sequence ATGTCACCCGCTCTCGCCGCGGGACTGCAGATCGCGCTCGTCGTGGCAGTCCTCGCGCTCGTCTATGTGCCCCTCGGTGACTATCTGGCCCGGGTGTACACCACCGATACCGATCTGCGGTCGAAGGATCTGCGGGTCGAGTCGCTGTTCTACCGGCTGGCCCGCATCGACCCGCGGGCCGAGCAGACCTGGTACGGGTACGCGGGCAGCGTGCTCGGCTTCTCGCTGGCCGGCGTGCTGCTGCTGTATGTCCTGCAACGGATTCAGGGCGTGCTGCCGCTGAACAACGGGCTGGACGCGGTGAGCCCGGCGGTCGCGTTCAACACCGCGATCTCCTTCGTCACCAATACCAACTGGCAGTCCTACGTCCCCGAGACGACGATGAGCCCGCTCACCCAATCCGCCGGGCTGGCCGTGCAGAACTTCGTCTCCGCGGCCGTCGGCATGGGCGTCGCCGTCGCGTTGATCCGGGGCTTCGCCCGCAGCGCGCGCGGCGGGGAGGTCGGCAACTTCTGGGTCGACCTCACTCGCGGCACGTTGCGCGTTCTGCTGCCGCTGTCGTTCGTCGTCGCGCTGATCCTGTTGAGCCAGGGCGTGGTGCAGTCCTATCGCAGCGGCTTCACCGCCACCGGCCTGGACGGGCAGCCGCTGTCGGTGGCCCTCGGCCCGGTCGCGTCCCAGGAGGCGATCAAGGAGCTCGGCACCAACGGCGGCGGCATTCTCGCCGCCAACTCCGCGCACCCGTTCGAAAATCCCACGCCGGTCAGCAATATCGTCGAGATCCTCGCGATCCTGCTCATCCCTGTCGCGTTGACCCGGACCTTCGGAACCCTGATCGGCAACCGCCGCCAGGGCCTGACGGTCCTCGCGGTGATGGCCGTGATCTATGGCAGCGTCCTCGCGGTCACTCTCGCCGCCGAATCCGGCGCGCGCGGAGCGTCCGCGACCGCCGCCGGAGCCATGATGGAGGGCAAGGAGGTCCGCTTCGGCATCCCAGGGTCGGCGCTGTTCGCGGTGACCACCACCGGCACCAGTACCGGCGCGGTGAACTCCGCGCACGACTCGATGTCCCCGCTCGGCGGCGGCGCGGTGCTGGCGAACATGCTGTTCGGCGAGATCGCGCCCGGTGGTGTGGGCAGCGGTCTGTACGGGATGCTGGTCCTCGCGGTGATCGCGGTGTTCGTCGGCGGCCTGCTGGTGGGGCGCACCCCGGAATTCCTCGGCAAGAAGCTGCGCCGCCGCGAGATCACCCTGGCCGCGCTGTCGGTGCTGGTGATGCCGGCGCTGGTACTGGTCGGTACCGCGATCACGGTGATCATGCCCGCGACGGCGAGCGCCCTCGGCAACTCCGGTGACCCCGGCACGCCTGGCGCGATCCACGGCTTCACCGAAGTGCTCTACGCCTACGCCTCGGCGTCGAACAACAACGGCAGCGCGTTCGGCGGGCTCACGGTGACCAGCGACTGGTTCCAGTCCTCGCTGGGCATCTGCATGCTGCTCGGCCGATTCCTGCCGATCCTGTTCGTGCTCGCCCTGGCCGGTTCACTGGCCGCGCAGCAGCGCACGCCCGCGAGCGCGGGCACCCTTCCCACCGCGGGCGTGGGCTTCGGTGGTCTGCTCACCGGCACCACCGTCCTCGTCGCGGCGCTCACCTTCTTCCCCGTCCTCGCTCTGGGACCGATCGCGGAGGCACTGCAATGA
- a CDS encoding potassium-transporting ATPase subunit C encodes MRAGTVVRDLARQTRAGLVVLLLLTAVVGAGYPAAVWAVSRLDTASAEGSPLTDSRGCVIGSELIGVDPAVQVGRPDPFFHQRSAGSVADDDAFAPGDPAAALPSNQGPSSELLAGWIEQRRAAVAEREGVSPDRVPVDAVTGSGSGVDPHISPAYAAVQVPRVARVTGLGEQRVRELVAEHTAGRQAGFLGEERVEVPALNAALGLTAPACDGGQGG; translated from the coding sequence ATGCGCGCAGGCACGGTAGTGCGGGATCTGGCCAGGCAGACCAGGGCGGGTCTGGTGGTGTTGCTGCTGCTGACAGCGGTGGTCGGCGCCGGGTATCCGGCGGCCGTGTGGGCGGTCTCTCGCCTGGACACCGCCTCCGCCGAGGGCTCGCCGCTCACCGACAGCCGCGGCTGTGTGATCGGCAGCGAACTGATCGGCGTCGACCCGGCGGTGCAGGTGGGCAGACCCGACCCGTTCTTCCATCAGCGTTCGGCCGGCTCGGTGGCCGACGACGACGCCTTCGCCCCTGGCGATCCGGCCGCCGCCCTGCCCTCGAACCAGGGCCCCAGCAGTGAACTGCTGGCCGGCTGGATCGAGCAGCGCCGCGCCGCCGTCGCCGAACGCGAAGGCGTGTCCCCGGACCGGGTGCCGGTGGACGCTGTCACCGGCTCGGGCTCGGGCGTCGACCCGCACATCTCACCGGCCTACGCCGCCGTGCAGGTGCCGCGTGTGGCACGGGTGACCGGGCTCGGCGAGCAGCGAGTGCGTGAACTCGTCGCCGAGCACACGGCGGGCCGGCAGGCCGGTTTCCTGGGCGAAGAGCGCGTCGAGGTCCCCGCCCTGAACGCGGCCCTCGGCCTCACCGCTCCCGCCTGCGACGGCGGCCAGGGTGGATGA
- a CDS encoding lyase family protein encodes MPDLLWPGDHRAGDHFSDAQFVRDLVRVESAWLAALSEAGVAPAPAAVDLGEVVGDIDAAALAVAAEAGGNPVIPLVSMLRDQLAAAHPDAARWVHRGLTSQDVLDTALALGLRGAADAVLALMDRQVEALVELAERHRDALMAGRTLTQHAVPITFGLKVAQWLHGVLEARDDLRDAHDRLPVQIGGAAGTLAAAAELVRLTGGTGDALALARSTAARLDLAWTPPWHTVRTPFNRVADALTRATDAWGHIACDVLILARPEIAELAEPAGRGRGGSSTMPQKANPILSVLIRRAALTAPGLAAQLHLAAATAVDERPDGAWHTEWPALAQLARHAVTAADQTAELLAGLHVDTGRMARSVQVARSALLAEQRSIGELVDNPPEPDFDPAHYLGSADVLIDEILRRARVPLAGARSATGGTR; translated from the coding sequence ATGCCGGACCTGCTGTGGCCCGGTGACCACCGGGCGGGCGACCACTTCTCCGACGCACAGTTCGTCCGCGACCTGGTGCGGGTCGAATCCGCTTGGCTGGCGGCCCTGTCCGAAGCGGGCGTCGCCCCTGCCCCGGCTGCCGTCGATCTCGGCGAGGTCGTGGGAGATATCGACGCCGCTGCGCTCGCCGTGGCGGCCGAAGCGGGCGGCAACCCGGTCATCCCGCTGGTGAGCATGCTGCGTGACCAGCTGGCCGCCGCGCATCCCGACGCCGCGCGATGGGTCCACCGTGGGCTGACCAGTCAGGACGTGCTCGACACCGCCCTCGCGCTTGGTCTGCGCGGCGCCGCCGACGCCGTGCTCGCACTCATGGACCGGCAGGTCGAAGCACTCGTCGAACTCGCCGAACGACACCGGGACGCCCTGATGGCCGGGCGCACGCTCACCCAGCACGCCGTCCCGATCACCTTCGGACTCAAAGTTGCCCAGTGGCTGCACGGCGTCCTCGAAGCGCGTGACGACCTGCGCGATGCCCACGATCGCCTGCCCGTCCAAATCGGTGGCGCCGCAGGCACTCTCGCCGCTGCCGCCGAATTGGTGCGCCTCACCGGCGGCACCGGCGATGCCCTCGCCCTGGCCCGCTCCACAGCCGCCCGGCTCGATCTCGCGTGGACACCACCGTGGCACACCGTCCGCACCCCGTTCAATCGCGTCGCCGACGCGCTCACCAGAGCCACCGACGCCTGGGGTCACATCGCCTGTGACGTGCTGATCCTCGCCCGCCCCGAGATCGCCGAACTCGCCGAACCAGCGGGCCGAGGGCGCGGCGGCTCCTCGACCATGCCGCAGAAGGCCAACCCGATCCTGTCGGTCCTCATCCGCCGGGCCGCACTGACCGCCCCCGGCCTGGCCGCCCAGCTCCATCTCGCCGCCGCCACCGCCGTGGACGAACGCCCCGACGGCGCCTGGCACACCGAATGGCCCGCCCTGGCTCAGCTCGCCCGGCACGCGGTGACCGCCGCCGACCAGACCGCCGAACTCCTGGCCGGCCTGCACGTCGACACCGGCCGTATGGCGCGATCGGTCCAGGTCGCGAGGTCGGCCCTGCTCGCCGAACAGCGCAGTATCGGCGAGCTGGTCGACAACCCGCCCGAACCGGACTTCGACCCGGCCCACTACCTCGGCAGCGCCGATGTCCTGATCGACGAGATCCTCCGCCGCGCCCGTGTACCTCTCGCGGGGGCTCGATCCGCCACGGGAGGCACGCGATGA
- the kdpF gene encoding K(+)-transporting ATPase subunit F, producing MTWAGVTSVALVLIGLGLVVYLLTALLDPERF from the coding sequence ATGACCTGGGCGGGGGTCACGAGTGTGGCCTTGGTGCTCATCGGGCTCGGACTGGTGGTCTACCTGCTGACAGCGCTGCTCGACCCGGAGAGGTTCTGA
- a CDS encoding 3-oxoacid CoA-transferase subunit B, translating to MNRSGTIEHTDRGPLDKDELAALVAVDIPDGAFVNLGIGQPTTVADHLTPEQGIVLHTENGMLGMGRAAVGDEIDPDLINAGKVPVIETPGASYFHHADSFAMMRGGHLDVCVLGAFQVSVNGDLANWDTGKPGSIPAVGGAMDLAIGAKQVFVMMSLFTRDGASKLVAECTYPLTGRRCVSRVYTDHAVFEITGDGVWVRSTYGISLDELRSRTGSALRA from the coding sequence ATGAACCGTTCAGGAACAATCGAACACACCGATCGCGGTCCACTGGACAAGGACGAACTCGCCGCCCTGGTCGCCGTCGACATCCCGGACGGCGCCTTCGTCAATCTCGGCATCGGCCAACCCACCACGGTCGCCGACCACCTCACCCCCGAACAGGGCATCGTTCTGCACACCGAGAACGGCATGCTCGGTATGGGCCGCGCCGCCGTCGGCGACGAGATCGACCCCGACCTGATCAACGCGGGCAAGGTCCCGGTGATCGAGACGCCGGGAGCGTCCTATTTCCACCACGCCGATTCCTTCGCCATGATGCGCGGCGGACATCTCGACGTCTGCGTGCTCGGCGCCTTCCAGGTCTCCGTGAACGGTGACCTCGCCAATTGGGACACCGGCAAGCCCGGCTCGATCCCCGCCGTGGGCGGCGCGATGGACCTGGCCATCGGGGCGAAACAGGTCTTCGTGATGATGTCGCTGTTCACCCGCGACGGGGCGTCGAAGCTGGTGGCCGAGTGCACCTACCCGCTCACCGGCCGGCGCTGCGTCAGCCGCGTCTACACCGACCACGCGGTCTTCGAGATCACCGGCGACGGGGTGTGGGTGCGGTCGACCTACGGAATCTCCCTCGACGAACTGCGGAGCCGGACCGGATCGGCTCTGCGGGCCTGA
- a CDS encoding 3-oxoacid CoA-transferase subunit A, protein MTIAHLADADEAVADIPDGATVLIGGFGTAGQPMELIDALRRHGAKDLIVVNNNAGNGDHGLAALLATGNVRKIVCSFPRQRDSWVFDDLYRSGRIELEVVPQGNLAERLRAAGAGIGAFFSPTGVGTSLAEGKEQRTIDGRDYVLEYPIRGDFALIKAHRADRMGNLVYRKTARNFGPIMATAASTTIVQVGEVVETGALDPENIVTPAIFVDRVVHLAGVTELARQGAAG, encoded by the coding sequence GTGACCATTGCCCATCTGGCCGACGCGGACGAGGCCGTCGCCGACATCCCCGACGGCGCCACCGTGCTGATCGGTGGCTTCGGCACCGCGGGCCAGCCGATGGAACTCATCGACGCCCTGCGCCGTCACGGCGCGAAAGACCTCATCGTCGTCAACAACAACGCGGGCAACGGCGACCACGGACTCGCCGCGTTGCTCGCCACCGGCAATGTCCGCAAGATCGTCTGCTCGTTCCCCCGCCAGCGCGACTCCTGGGTCTTCGACGACCTCTACCGCTCCGGGCGGATCGAACTCGAGGTGGTCCCGCAGGGCAACCTCGCCGAACGCCTGCGCGCCGCCGGAGCGGGGATCGGCGCGTTCTTCTCGCCCACCGGTGTCGGCACCAGCCTCGCCGAAGGCAAGGAACAGCGCACCATCGACGGTCGCGACTACGTGCTCGAATACCCCATCCGCGGCGACTTCGCCCTTATCAAGGCCCACCGCGCCGACCGGATGGGCAACCTCGTGTACCGCAAGACCGCACGTAACTTCGGCCCGATCATGGCCACCGCCGCGAGCACGACGATCGTCCAGGTCGGCGAGGTCGTCGAGACCGGCGCACTCGACCCGGAGAACATCGTCACCCCCGCCATCTTCGTCGACCGGGTCGTGCACCTGGCCGGGGTGACCGAACTCGCCAGGCAAGGAGCGGCAGGATGA
- the kdpB gene encoding potassium-transporting ATPase subunit KdpB, which translates to MTSLLERPHRAGRQGFEPRQLAEALPGAVGKLDPRRMARNPVMFVVLVGSVITTAAAAVEPSAFAWSVAAWLWFTVLFANLAESVAEGRGKAQAETLRKTKREMTARRVTDHGEDLVAATDLRVGDLVVVEAGELVPGDGDVIEGIATVDESAITGESAPVIRESGGDRCAVTGGTTVLSDRIVVRITAQPGQTFVDRMIALVEGAARQKTPNEIALNILLAALTVIFLLAVVALGPMSTYAGVEQGPVELIALLVCLIPTTIGALLSAIGIAGMDRLVQRNVLAKSGRAVEAAGDIDTLLLDKTGTITFGNRRATTLHVVPGVTEAELAAAARLSSLSDGTPEGRSIVELCSARFGLVAELDTTQRHAEFVPFSAHTRMSGLDIGPDTHIDSADAGPVLVRKGAADAVRVWVRDRGGPVPEQLSDLVDRIARIGGTPLVVARADAAGTRVLGVIELSDVVKPGMAQRFGRLRAMGIRTVMVTGDNPLTAKAIAAEAGVDDFLAEATPEDKLALIRAEQRQGRLVAMTGDGTNDAPALAQADVGVAMNTGTSAAKEAGNMVDLDSDPTKLIEVVEIGKQLLITRGALTTFSLANDLAKYFAILPALFSGLYPQLSALNILGLATPQSAILSSVIFNALVIVALIPLALRGVRYRPADAATLLGRNLLVYGVGGVITPFLGIWLIDLVVRLVPGIG; encoded by the coding sequence ATGACATCGCTACTCGAACGGCCGCACCGCGCGGGCCGTCAAGGGTTCGAGCCGCGACAGCTCGCCGAGGCGCTGCCGGGCGCCGTAGGCAAACTGGATCCGCGCCGGATGGCGCGCAATCCGGTGATGTTCGTCGTGCTCGTCGGCTCGGTGATCACCACCGCGGCCGCGGCTGTCGAGCCGAGTGCGTTCGCCTGGTCCGTCGCGGCCTGGCTGTGGTTCACCGTCCTGTTCGCCAACCTTGCCGAGTCGGTAGCTGAGGGGCGCGGCAAGGCGCAGGCGGAGACGCTGCGAAAAACCAAGCGGGAGATGACCGCTCGCCGCGTCACCGACCACGGCGAGGACCTGGTGGCCGCCACCGACCTGCGGGTCGGCGACCTGGTCGTGGTCGAGGCGGGGGAGCTCGTTCCCGGCGACGGCGATGTGATCGAGGGCATCGCCACCGTCGACGAATCCGCCATCACCGGCGAATCCGCGCCGGTGATCCGCGAATCCGGCGGCGACCGGTGCGCGGTCACCGGCGGCACCACCGTGCTCTCGGACCGGATTGTCGTGCGGATCACCGCGCAGCCGGGCCAGACCTTCGTCGACCGCATGATCGCGCTCGTCGAGGGCGCGGCCAGGCAGAAGACGCCCAATGAGATCGCGCTGAACATCCTGCTCGCCGCACTCACGGTCATCTTCCTGCTCGCCGTCGTCGCGCTCGGCCCGATGAGCACCTACGCGGGCGTCGAACAGGGCCCGGTCGAATTGATCGCGCTGCTGGTGTGCCTCATCCCGACCACCATCGGCGCGTTGCTCTCGGCCATCGGCATCGCGGGCATGGACCGGCTGGTGCAGCGCAATGTGCTGGCCAAGTCCGGTCGCGCCGTGGAGGCCGCGGGTGACATCGACACGCTGCTGCTGGACAAGACCGGCACGATCACCTTCGGCAACCGCCGCGCCACCACCCTGCACGTCGTGCCCGGCGTCACCGAGGCCGAACTGGCCGCCGCGGCCCGGCTGTCGAGCCTGTCCGACGGCACGCCGGAAGGACGCAGCATCGTCGAATTGTGCTCGGCGCGTTTCGGTCTCGTCGCAGAGCTGGACACCACGCAGCGACATGCGGAGTTCGTGCCGTTCAGCGCGCACACCAGGATGAGCGGCCTCGACATCGGCCCCGACACCCACATCGACAGCGCCGACGCGGGGCCGGTGCTGGTCCGCAAGGGCGCCGCCGATGCCGTGCGTGTCTGGGTGCGCGACCGGGGCGGGCCGGTTCCCGAACAGCTCTCCGACCTGGTCGACCGCATCGCCCGCATCGGTGGCACCCCGCTGGTGGTGGCGCGCGCCGACGCGGCGGGCACCCGCGTCCTCGGAGTGATCGAGCTGTCCGACGTGGTGAAGCCCGGAATGGCGCAGCGGTTCGGCCGTCTGCGGGCGATGGGCATCCGCACCGTCATGGTTACCGGCGACAATCCGCTGACCGCCAAGGCCATCGCCGCCGAAGCGGGGGTGGACGATTTCCTCGCCGAGGCCACCCCGGAGGACAAGCTCGCGCTCATCCGCGCCGAACAGCGGCAGGGCCGGCTGGTCGCCATGACCGGCGACGGCACCAACGACGCGCCGGCCCTGGCCCAGGCCGACGTCGGCGTGGCGATGAACACCGGCACGTCGGCCGCCAAGGAGGCGGGCAACATGGTCGACCTCGATTCCGACCCGACCAAGCTGATAGAGGTCGTCGAGATCGGCAAGCAACTGCTGATCACGCGCGGCGCGTTGACCACCTTCTCGCTGGCCAACGACCTGGCGAAGTACTTCGCCATCCTGCCCGCGCTGTTCAGCGGCCTCTACCCGCAGCTGTCGGCGCTGAACATCCTCGGCCTGGCCACGCCGCAGTCGGCGATCCTGTCGTCGGTGATCTTCAACGCGCTGGTGATCGTGGCGCTGATCCCGCTGGCATTGCGGGGTGTGCGGTACCGGCCCGCCGACGCCGCCACCCTGCTGGGCCGCAATCTGCTCGTCTACGGCGTCGGCGGGGTGATCACGCCGTTCCTCGGGATCTGGCTGATCGACCTCGTGGTGCGCCTCGTTCCGGGAATCGGGTGA
- a CDS encoding thiolase family protein, with translation MTPQAYIYDAVRTPFGRFGGAFAETRTDDLAAATLRAVVERTGLDPALVDEVVLGNANGAGEENRNVARMAALLAGLPVSVPGTTVNRLCGSSLDAAMIGSRAIETGDADIVLTGGAESMTRAPWVLPKPSRAFPAGDTELVSTTLGWRLVNPAMPKEWTVSLGECNEQLREIHGVSRERQDEFAARSHRSAHAAWESGFYDDLVVGVPGVDLVRDESIRPDSTPQTLANLKPSFRGDGTITAGNASPLSDGSSAVLLGSAAAANRIGREPVARIAGRGIHAVEPHRFGYAPVEAAEKALARAGISWSDVGAVELNEAFAVQSLVCLDAWKVDPEIVNTRGGAIALGHPLGASGGRILGTLAAVLRAGGHRWGVAAICIGVGQGLAVVLENTASGSTASGNEETA, from the coding sequence ATGACCCCGCAGGCGTACATCTACGACGCGGTGCGCACGCCGTTCGGCCGCTTCGGAGGCGCCTTCGCCGAGACCCGCACCGACGACCTCGCCGCCGCCACGCTGCGAGCGGTGGTCGAGCGGACCGGCCTCGATCCGGCCCTCGTCGACGAGGTCGTGCTCGGCAATGCCAACGGCGCGGGGGAGGAGAACCGCAATGTCGCCCGCATGGCCGCGCTGCTGGCCGGGCTGCCGGTATCGGTGCCCGGCACGACCGTGAACCGGTTGTGCGGCTCCTCGCTGGATGCCGCCATGATCGGCTCCCGCGCCATCGAGACCGGCGACGCCGACATCGTTCTCACCGGCGGCGCCGAGTCGATGACCCGCGCGCCCTGGGTCCTGCCCAAACCGTCACGCGCCTTCCCGGCGGGCGATACCGAACTCGTCTCCACGACACTGGGCTGGCGGCTGGTCAATCCGGCCATGCCGAAGGAGTGGACGGTCTCGCTCGGCGAATGCAACGAACAGCTGCGGGAGATCCACGGCGTCTCCCGCGAGCGACAGGACGAATTCGCCGCGCGTTCCCACCGATCCGCCCACGCCGCATGGGAGTCCGGCTTCTACGATGATCTGGTCGTCGGCGTCCCCGGCGTCGATCTCGTGCGCGACGAGAGCATCCGGCCCGATTCGACCCCGCAGACCCTGGCGAATCTGAAGCCCTCCTTCCGCGGGGACGGCACCATCACCGCGGGCAACGCCTCACCGCTGAGCGACGGCTCCTCGGCCGTGCTGCTCGGCTCCGCCGCCGCCGCGAACCGCATCGGCCGCGAACCCGTGGCCCGCATCGCCGGTCGCGGTATCCACGCCGTCGAGCCGCACCGCTTCGGTTACGCCCCGGTCGAGGCGGCCGAGAAGGCCCTCGCCCGAGCGGGGATCAGCTGGTCCGACGTCGGTGCCGTCGAACTCAACGAAGCGTTCGCGGTGCAGTCGCTGGTCTGCCTCGACGCGTGGAAGGTCGATCCGGAGATCGTCAACACCAGAGGCGGCGCGATCGCCCTCGGCCATCCGCTCGGCGCGTCCGGCGGCCGCATCCTGGGCACGCTCGCCGCGGTGCTGCGCGCGGGCGGTCACCGGTGGGGCGTGGCCGCCATCTGCATCGGCGTGGGCCAGGGCCTCGCCGTCGTGCTCGAGAACACCGCTTCGGGAAGCACTGCTTCGGGAAACGAGGAGACAGCGTGA